In Helianthus annuus cultivar XRQ/B chromosome 9, HanXRQr2.0-SUNRISE, whole genome shotgun sequence, the following are encoded in one genomic region:
- the LOC110895178 gene encoding BTB/POZ and TAZ domain-containing protein 4: protein MENGHQESAMVVRRDVPVPPPLPARFGTSKVVVRRRGCCAAASTTETWDRLFDDAYRADVSIQTSSDDVIYAHSSILGLASPVFRSMFKRQSRSKRLFIVPIRGVPTEAVRVFIRFLYSSCYEENQMEEHVLSLLVLSHSYVVPRLKRECEGQLEHKYLNVDNAIDVFQLALLCDAPRLGIICHRLILKNFKAASLSDGWKAMKESHPILEKELLETVSYEAYRQKEKVKKANERKVYLQLYEAMEALVHICRDGCRTIGPHDKAFNKHQAPCNYEACKGLESLVRHFAGCKLRVPGGCVHCKRMWQLLELHSRLCIDPNVCRVPLCKNFKDRTRKQKKKDDIKWRILVRKILRTKSITGAPYFSLAASS, encoded by the exons ATGGAAAACGGTCACCAGGAAAGTGCAATGGTGGTTAGAAGAGATGTACCGGTTCCTCCTCCATTACCGGCGAGATTTGGGACGAGTAAGGTGGTGGTGCGGCGGAGGGGATGTTGTGCCGCTGCGTCCACGACCGAAACATGGGATCGCTTGTTTGATGATGCTTATAGAGCGGATGTTTCTATTCAAACGAGTAGTGACGATGTTATCTACGCGCATTCTAGCATTCTT GGATTGGCTTCTCCTGTTTTTAGAAGCATGTTTAAGCGACAAAGTAGAAGCAAACGGTTATTTATCGTTCCTATACGAGGAGTTCCAACCGAGGCGGTTCGTGTGTTCATTAGATTCTTGTACTCATCTTG TTACGAAGAGAATCAAATGGAAGAACACGTTTTGTCTTTGTTGGTTCTTTCGCATTCGTACGTGGTACCTCGTTTGAAACGCGAGTGTGAAGGTCAGCTCGAACATAAATATTTGAACGTGGACAATGCCATAGATGTGTTTCAGCTCGCGTTGCTATGTGATGCCCCACGCCTTGGCATTATTTGTCATCGGCTGATCCTAAAGAACTTCAAAGCAGCATCTTTGTCGGACGGATGGAAGGCCATGAAAGAGAGTCACCCGATACTCGAAAAGGAACTTCTTGAAACCGTTTCCTATGAGGCCTAT AGGCAAAAGGAGAAGGTGAAGAAGGCGAATGAACGAAAGGTTTATCTACAACTATACGAGGCGATGGAAGCCCTCGTTCATATATGTAGAGACGGGTGCAGGACAATCGGGCCACACGACAAAGCATTTAACAAACATCAAGCGCCATGCAACTACGAGGCTTGCAAAGGGTTAGAATCACTCGTTCGCCATTTCGCTGGATGCAAATTAAGAGTCCCCGGTGGCTGTGTTCATTGCAAAAGAATGTGGCAGCTCTTGGAGTTACACTCGCGACTCTGCATAGATCCAAACGTTTGTAGGGTTCCTTTATGCAA GAATTTTAAGGACAGGACTAGGAAACAAAAAAAGAAGGATGATATAAAGTGGAGAATATTGGTGAGAAAGATCTTGAGAACGAAGAGTATAACGGGTGCTCCGTATTTTTCATTGGCAGCGTCGTCCTAA